The Topomyia yanbarensis strain Yona2022 chromosome 3, ASM3024719v1, whole genome shotgun sequence nucleotide sequence tgAAGCGATGACTGTTTTGAGTTcatacaatattttattttatttatccaTCATATTCCCCACATTGCTTATCTTCTCTACTCTTAACAGTAAATGGTATACAAAAAATTATCGTTGTATCGAGATGGTTTCTGAAGATTGTTTCGTTCTCGTAAAACTCTTGATGTCAAGTTTGTGTCAGATAATGAACTCGTAGAAGCTTGTTTCGTCTTTTCAGTGTTGTCAGGTAAAACATACGATTCTTCGATTGGATTCGAATTGCGATGTTTGAATGGAGCTCTCCTGACGTCCTGAACGTTTCTGGAATACTGTACACCTCCACTGCTCATCAGGACAACCCTAGCTCCTTCTCTTGCTATTACGGTAAAACGTTCCGACGAGAATGTTGGATCAAgcttggactttttttgttgagCCATGAACACAGTATCTCCGATGCCAATATCAGAATCTTTAGCTCCACGTGCTGCGTCCGCGTATTGTTTACTCGTGAGCTTGGCTTCACAATCTCGCTCCCTTATGTCCGTTCGATCCAAAACCCTGGTTTCTGAATCATTCCATAGACTGGGGAATGTTCCACGATACCTCCAGCCGACTGACAACTCAAAAGGCGTTACACCTAGTCGCGAATGGGGAATCAATGTATTATGATTGTGAACGTAGCGCTGTAATGCTGGTCTCCAGTTTTCGCCTTCAATTTTAGCCGAAGCTACCGCTTTGATAAGGCTCTGATTTTGCCGTTCGACAATTCCATTGGTTTGGGGGCAAAGGGGTATTGATTTCCGGATTTTAGTTCCTTTGTTTTCCCAAAACTCAATAAATTCAGAACTCTGGAACGGCGGGCCGTTATCGCTTTGGATAATCATTGGACAACCCCAAGTCCGGAAAATCTGACAAAGGGCTCTATTGGTGTTTTAGCATCGGTATGATGCATTTCTATTACCGACAAATATCGCGAATAGGTGTCAACGACCGCCAGAAATTTACCAGCTCCGGTTCCAGGTATAGAGAGGAAATCTATCTGGATGATTTCCCAGGGTCCTTCGGGGAGTTCTCTGCTTGATAGCGGTAGGGGTGGATTTTTGCGAGCCAAGACCGCACACGTTTCACAATTTTTAACAAACTGAACTGTATCTTGTGACATTCCGGGCCACCAGAAGAACCTACGCATGATCCTTTTCATTGCGACTTCTCCTACATGACCTCCATGTGCCGAAGTCAATGCCTTAAGACGTAGTGCCTTGGGCAGGACCATATTTTCGCCCTTAAACACTAGGTATCCAAGGAAGTGTAATTCTTTCTTATGCGCCTCAAATTTACGCAGAGTCACCGGCCAACGGTTTGTTTCGACTGCTTCCTTTACATCCATAAGTTCCTTGTCTTGTTCAGAAGCCTTTTCAATTTGATCCCATGTGATCTCCATACACCCCGAATCCAACGTATAGAGGTAGTTGTTGGAGTCCTCCTCCTCAAAGGGGACGGGATTTTGCGTTTCATTGACCAATCTAGACAGTAAATAGAACAAACAAAGAATGAAATAGTATTTTCGTTTCTTTCTTGGTTTTAACCAGCATGTTTAATTAGTACTGACCTAGATAAAGCATCAGCTACGTTCTGTTTTCCAGGTactcttttgattttgaaattataCGACTGAAGCCTCAAAGCCCATAATTCAGCTCGAGAAACGGCCCTTTTACCAATACGGTGATGTGAGCTAAAAAAAGTCAGTACGGATTACGAAGAAACGTCCCAACAGATAATAAGAAAATCGCTCCACCGCCCACACAACAGCTAGCGCTTCCTTTTGCGTTTGTGGGTATCGTTTTTCAGTTACTGTTAAAACTTTTGACGCACAAGCGATAATCCTTGGGATGGCATCAGAGTTGTATTGTATTAGAACAGAGCCCAAGCCACTTGGAGAGGCGTCCACAAATAACTCAACTTCATCTGTGGCACTATAGTATCCAAGCTTCTTAATGTCGTTCAACGCATTGTTTCGCAGGAAATTGAATTCTCGTTCCTCTTCGGTAGTCCAATAGAATCTATCTGAATTCGCCAACCCTCGGAGACATACTGTTTTATCAGCGCGATTTCGTATGAATTTATCTGTGAATGTTACCAGACCCAAGAAGCTTTTTACCTCTGCACAGCTTGTTGGTCTTCTAAAATTCTTGATGGCATCCATTTTATCGCTTTCTACCATCCAACCGTCTGCAGTTAAGATAAACCCCACAAATTTGACTTTCTGGCTTCCATAAACGCATTTCGATTGATTGAGTAGAACATTGTGGCTTTGAAGGCGAGATAAGACTTCCGCAAGGCTAGCATCGTGTTCCTCTTTAGTCTTTCCATGTACTAAAATGTCATCTAAGTAGTTTGTTACACCCTTGCAGCCACCcaagatatttttttccaaaatctcCTGGAATATATCAGGAGCATTACATAAACCAAACGGAAGTCTGATGTATCGAAACACTCCAAATTCCGTGTAGAAGTTCGTTAAATGGCGAGATTCTTTATCCAACTCAATATGGTAGAATGCATTCGACAAATCTATCGTTGAAAAACCATTGAGCTCCATCTAGTTCTGCGAGTATCTTATCCAGTGTGGGCATCACGAATGGGGTTCTGTAAATGTGCTGATTCGGCCCTCTGAGGTCAATTACTAGCCTGAAATCCTCATTGCCCTTTGGCACAACAAGCATGGATGAGCAAAAAGACTTATCCATTTCAGCCGATACAGGTTCGATAATTTCCGAGGCTGTCAACTGATTTAATCTTTCTTTTACCAATGATTTTATGGAAAATGGAATGTTCGTAAATATGTTCCGGCACGGAGCTGCGTCCTTGTTGCAGTTGATTCTAACTGGCGGAATGTTGAATTTTGGGAATGGTTtattcccatttatgaacaAGATATTCATCGTTTGGAAACTCGAATCATTATTCACTTCACTGGTTACTGGAACCTTTAATCCGAGCATCAGTACGCTATAGCGAGTTGCTGTTGGTCTACTCAATAATGAACGTCGCTCGTCTACAACATAGAACTTTTCCATCAATATTGGTCGATCTTCTGATATGCAAAGATATGCTATGAAAGTGGCTATAACAGAAATCTCCCCAGTTGAGGCatacgctctaagcgatctgtCTGTACGATTTTGAAGGTTATATATAGAATTGCTGTAATTAGCATTACTCATCAGCTTCCGGAACAGCTCGTTAGTGAATGTATTGACATGGGCGcctgaatcaatcaaaaattCACATTCCATTCCAGCTACTTTGGCTAGTATAACTCCCTCATCCTTAAGTGAAGCCTTGGATGATACAACGTTGATGTGTTTCATGATTTTGACCTGTGATGGATCAAcaatcatttaatgaaaataaagCAATTCCTATTTTTGAATACTGATCATGTTGATATCTATTAATTTCTATACATGTTCACTTTCATTGTATCGTATTTAAAACCCTTTAATACAACTAATTTAAAgattatttttgcatatagtTCGAATTCATTTTATTGGTCTagagaaaatatttaaatttcatATTATAAATCAAAACTTAAACGTCAACAAGCAGTCATGGAAATCAAAGATCAGATATCGCAAAAtagatttacatttttttttttagttttctggTTCAAAACTTACATTTTCGGGTTTTGATTCCGTTTCCACCTTTTCGACCACAGCTATCTCTTTGGCACCCTGCTCAATTGGTTCTGACTTAGATGCGTTCGGTGGTATCTGTCCGGGAGAAAACCGACAAACTCTCTGGAAGTGACCGATTTTGTTGCAGTTTCTGCATGGCTTGTCAATAGCAGGGCACTCCGACGACGAGTGGTACACATTTCCACATCGCCAACATTTTTCTCCACGATTGTAGTTCATTCCACGACGATTGTAGTTCACGTCACGGTTAGTGTTACGCCATCCAGCTAGTTCGGCAAACCTCGAGTTTCTCGAAGACTGGCGCGTCGGTGTCAGTTGATATGGTTGAAAACGATTGTGAGTTGTATTATATCTACGTTGATCTGTCCTGATGGGTGCGATAACAGCCGGCTCAGATTGTATTTGTTTCTGTTTGTAGTAATCCTCATTTAGCCGAATTGTCTCGATCTCGCGCACTTTATCGACCAAGTCGGTGATTGAGCCACCTTTGTTCAGCATTCTCAAAGCAGCCGTCCGTACTTCACGGTTTCGCGCCTGTCCTGCGATGGTTCCTATGATTTCTTCGAACTCCTTTCCATTGTTGAATTCGCACAATCTAGCCGTTGCAGCCACTCGATTGACGAATTGTAAGTCGGATTCCTCTGATTTTTGCGACATCAAGGCCAGCTTCCTTCGCTGCAGCATGATATCTGATCCCGAACCGAAATATGTTTTCAAACGATACAATGCGTTAGAAAATGGTTTGGTCTCTATTCTTGGGGCATCTTCAGTGCTCCTTGTATTTTTAAATATACTCAGCAGACGGGGTCCAGCTTTGATTCTAAAGAGAATAAATTGAGTAGCTTCATCCTCAATCCCTGCCAACTTCATCGAATCAATTAAGAGATCCTTCCACATCTCAAACGAGTGTCTGTTTATGTCGTCGTCGTCTTCCAATGGTACGCAAGCCGGAACGTTGAGCGAAGTCACCGAAAGCTGGTTTACGGATGATACGAAACGGGATTCTTCGGCGTGTACTGCTGTTCCCATTCGATGAGTACTAGATGCACATGGTGCGACATCGAGTTCAACACTACTCTCAACAGCAACACTGTTGGATACACTCAACACGTCCGCACTTGCTTTCAAAGCCTCTTTTTCAGCGCGTTCTCGTTCCAAAGCCTCCTCTAAAGCTGCCATACGAGCCTTGGACTCTTCCAGTTCCTTGGTTAatgatttaactttaattgaCCTCGACGTCTTTGCAAGTTTAACCTTCTTCGTTGGTGATGTTGGACTGTGAACGAaacaaagtaccaccaaatgcAATTCAGTATTATCGCTTAAACAACTTTCTGCTAGCTAATGACTAAATCGTTAGCAATCCATTCGATTTCTAAGACTTTCATTTCTAACCACTTATTTTCCTAATGGCACGCCCTTCcgtcgtgttttttttttacatacatTTATCGCCCTTCCgtcaataaattttaattttttttattttgccaatattttttttttcaacgctCTGCCGtcgtggattttttttaaatatacatTCATCGTCCTTCCGTCGATGAagttcaatcaaattttttttaacattgataaTACAATTATTCACGCTCAATCCAGAATTGTCTATCGGCCTTTCTAATGCTCATTACCGTGGTAACCgttgcattttttttgttttaaaacaaattcTTTCAATTTCTTTCTTGAAGGATTTTTCTTTTACTTTAAATTATTTTCACACTAATTTAACTTACCTCATTGGAGCCTTCGCTGCGCCATTGTCGTGACCACCAGTCGATTTTCTGGCTCTCGTCTTGAGCTGCCGTCGTTCCATTGCGGgttccaatttcccaactgtcTGTTGCAAGCTTTGCCAagagaatgaaattttttttcgactttcGTTGCTAAATGAAATAAACAACATATAGCAGCACACTTTGATCAATTGTGTGTTTGCtgttcttgaatgtaatttattcaattatttaaatcgttttattcaaaattaagTCAATCaatgtaattttattgagaatatatttcgaatttgaatttgaatgtgAAGCGATGACTGTTTTGAGTTcatacaatattttattttatttatccatcatattccccacaattcctactatattttttttatttcgtttatagaggttttaaccttaaggtcattcgcctcttcggattagaaaaatctcttatgaaaaatttctaaccctatgtgcggggtcgggactcgaacccaagtgcgctgcgtacaaggcaatcgatttaccaactacgctacgcccacctccttttctgctttattttgtcgaaattaaatttaaacgattttgtactaaatttcaatacattcacatctagcgtaagagacgtaaaaatttgccttgaatttttttattagcgacattctgataggtttcattattcactgggtggcgcgtaataagactatggtctaagtcatgtctttggtttgctctttaacctttatttataaaataacgaacagcgatttagtagctaacaattttagaattggcgaactactccaaatggagcgatttgtaattattggtgatcgggaaattcagcaaaactccatagtttacaggaaagcaagaagccttggtatgcagatcgaaaccaatttacagaaaatcaagAGAGGGACTGCgaataacctgctcggatttactgccattctcgctttgatttactgttgttgatagtgtttcttacatttaccatctgttgaagtcgacaaaagtcgcaccgcttagcagttattgatttcaaagtggcctagattttgaaatgaaagaaggtgccgcatacgaaaaatattttctgttgaaatgagtcatgccattccgaatcaattgaaaacaataaacatactttttgatcagcacaaatcaatcatctaagAAGAAG carries:
- the LOC131687634 gene encoding uncharacterized protein LOC131687634, with amino-acid sequence MERRQLKTRARKSTGGHDNGAAKAPMSPTSPTKKVKLAKTSRSIKVKSLTKELEESKARMAALEEALERERAEKEALKASADVLSVSNSVAVESSVELDVAPCASSTHRMGTAVHAEESRFVSSVNQLSVTSLNVPACVPLEDDDDINRHSFEMWKDLLIDSMKLAGIEDEATQFILFRIKAGPRLLSIFKNTRSTEDAPRIETKPFSNALYRLKTYFGSGSDIMLQRRKLALMSQKSEESDLQFVNRVAATARLCEFNNGKEFEEIIGTIAGQARNREVRTAALRMLNKGGSITDLVDKVREIETIRLNEDYYKQKQIQSEPAVIAPIRTDQRRYNTTHNRFQPYQLTPTRQSSRNSRFAELAGWRNTNRDVNYNRRGMNYNRGEKCWRCGNVYHSSSECPAIDKPCRNCNKIGHFQRVCRFSPGQIPPNASKSEPIEQGAKEIAVVEKVETESKPENVKIMKHINVVSSKASLKDEGVILAKVAGMECEFLIDSGAHVNTFTNELFRKLMTR